From a region of the Paeniglutamicibacter cryotolerans genome:
- a CDS encoding DUF4190 domain-containing protein, which yields MSALDVSDPPKTARLNRLAVAALALALVAVSGLWMLGMPVLAVFAVGAGHVSLNQIAVAGERGRWLALCALGLGYGIGAFAVVASLASLPAVFHQLSS from the coding sequence ATGAGCGCACTTGACGTTTCGGACCCCCCGAAAACCGCTCGACTGAACAGGCTCGCTGTTGCAGCCCTGGCCTTGGCCCTCGTCGCGGTTTCGGGACTCTGGATGCTGGGCATGCCGGTGCTTGCCGTTTTCGCCGTCGGCGCCGGGCACGTTTCGTTGAACCAGATCGCAGTCGCCGGCGAAAGGGGCCGTTGGCTGGCGCTTTGTGCACTGGGTCTCGGCTATGGCATCGGCGCCTTTGCGGTGGTCGCCTCGCTGGCTTCGCTACCGGCCGTGTTCCACCAACTCTCGAGCTAG
- the pdxS gene encoding pyridoxal 5'-phosphate synthase lyase subunit PdxS, with amino-acid sequence MSSTENTSSAPALKGSDRVKRGMADMLKGGVIMDVINVEQAKIAEDAGAVAVMALERVPADIRAQGGVSRASDPDMIDAIIAAVSIPVMAKARIGHFVEAQVLESLGVDYVDESEVLSPADYEHHIDKWNFKVPFVCGATNLGEALRRINEGAAMIRSKGEAGTGDVSNATGHMRKIRAQIAQLAALPEDELYVAAKELQAPYELVKEIASTGKLPVVLFTAGGIATPADAAMMMQLGADGVFVGSGIFKSGNPAQRAAAVVKATTFYDDPSVIAQVSRGLGEAMVGINVADLPAPHRLSERGW; translated from the coding sequence TTGTCCAGCACAGAAAACACTTCATCCGCCCCCGCCCTCAAAGGCAGTGACCGGGTGAAGCGCGGCATGGCCGACATGCTCAAGGGAGGCGTCATCATGGACGTCATCAATGTCGAGCAGGCCAAGATCGCCGAAGACGCCGGAGCCGTCGCCGTGATGGCCTTGGAGCGCGTCCCGGCCGACATCCGCGCCCAGGGCGGCGTGTCCCGCGCCAGCGACCCGGACATGATCGACGCCATCATTGCCGCCGTGTCCATCCCGGTGATGGCCAAGGCACGCATCGGCCACTTCGTCGAGGCCCAGGTCCTGGAATCCCTCGGTGTCGATTACGTCGATGAGTCAGAGGTCCTCTCCCCGGCCGATTATGAGCACCACATCGACAAGTGGAACTTCAAGGTGCCGTTCGTTTGCGGGGCCACCAACCTGGGTGAGGCGCTGCGCCGCATCAACGAGGGCGCAGCGATGATCCGCTCCAAGGGCGAGGCCGGCACCGGCGACGTGTCAAACGCCACCGGGCACATGCGCAAGATCCGCGCCCAGATCGCCCAGCTGGCGGCATTGCCCGAGGACGAGCTCTACGTGGCCGCCAAGGAACTGCAGGCACCGTACGAACTGGTCAAGGAGATTGCCTCCACCGGCAAGCTCCCGGTAGTGCTCTTCACCGCCGGCGGCATCGCCACCCCGGCCGACGCCGCGATGATGATGCAGCTGGGCGCAGACGGCGTCTTCGTCGGCTCGGGCATCTTCAAGTCCGGCAATCCGGCGCAGCGTGCCGCCGCCGTCGTGAAGGCCACCACCTTCTACGACGATCCCTCGGTCATCGCGCAGGTATCACGCGGGCTGGGCGAGGCCATGGTCGGCATCAACGTGGCCGACCTGCCGGCACCGCACCGCCTCTCCGAGCGCGGCTGGTAA
- a CDS encoding alpha/beta hydrolase, whose translation MELIFVHGALVRDGRWWWQRTAELLSEATGISSRAVALPSCGEAAPEQPCGALVADAEALRAELDETDSAIVVGHSYGGTVIAEAGGHRAVEHLLFVSSYLPEVGQSQAVIMSGDEDPVSIGENGDGTVGVVGYDATSFGDRFLQDADGLTRKQAWDRVTPQALAHLPHRQVLPGGRAWIRRTSSAAGTAAPR comes from the coding sequence ATGGAGCTGATCTTCGTACACGGAGCCTTGGTTCGTGACGGGCGCTGGTGGTGGCAGCGGACGGCCGAGTTGCTGAGCGAAGCAACTGGCATCAGTAGCCGAGCCGTTGCCTTGCCTTCCTGCGGGGAAGCTGCGCCGGAGCAGCCCTGCGGTGCTCTGGTGGCAGACGCTGAAGCCCTTCGGGCTGAACTCGACGAGACGGATTCCGCGATCGTCGTTGGCCACTCGTATGGGGGTACGGTGATCGCCGAAGCCGGAGGACACCGTGCGGTTGAACACCTGCTCTTCGTGTCTTCGTACCTGCCGGAGGTCGGCCAGTCCCAGGCGGTGATCATGAGCGGTGATGAGGACCCGGTTTCCATTGGAGAGAACGGGGACGGAACAGTGGGCGTGGTGGGCTACGACGCGACCTCGTTTGGAGATCGATTCCTTCAAGATGCCGATGGCTTGACCCGGAAGCAGGCGTGGGATCGGGTGACGCCACAGGCCCTGGCGCATTTACCACACCGACAAGTACTGCCGGGTGGCAGGGCGTGGATTCGACGTACATCGTCTGCAGCCGGGACCGCAGCACCTCGCTGA
- a CDS encoding GNAT family N-acetyltransferase gives MPTIGSAQKSLSAWHQAMAVATGGKVFTTHECSWAWQPARRRLVLLFPENANEAGLRPGLAEGTRLGARRIEAWINSGAGGTGLHQAGFRDASQISWHAGNPSPQWERWNGRVRLGIDVPEAQGADALELKVANLWRDPKAAGLTAGHAALRRVEHASARTLDGDLVGRAFAQQSIGGEVALYGLAVASDHRRQGAGTALLHALAHGMTNPLALAEGAAPELIAAGSPGSAEFFEASGMRLLGRGRHMVLR, from the coding sequence ATGCCGACCATTGGTTCCGCCCAGAAGTCGCTGTCCGCATGGCATCAGGCCATGGCTGTGGCCACCGGCGGCAAGGTGTTCACCACCCATGAATGTTCCTGGGCCTGGCAGCCCGCCCGCCGCCGACTGGTTCTGCTCTTCCCCGAGAACGCCAACGAAGCCGGGCTGCGCCCCGGTCTGGCCGAAGGAACCCGCCTCGGTGCCCGCCGGATCGAGGCCTGGATCAATTCCGGCGCCGGGGGCACCGGACTGCATCAGGCCGGCTTCCGCGACGCCTCCCAGATCAGCTGGCATGCCGGTAATCCCTCACCGCAGTGGGAGCGCTGGAATGGACGAGTACGTCTGGGCATCGACGTGCCCGAGGCCCAGGGTGCAGATGCCCTGGAACTCAAGGTCGCCAACCTGTGGCGCGACCCGAAGGCCGCCGGGCTGACAGCCGGCCACGCCGCCCTGCGCCGGGTGGAGCATGCCAGCGCCCGGACACTTGACGGGGATCTGGTCGGGCGGGCATTCGCCCAGCAGAGCATTGGCGGGGAGGTGGCACTCTACGGTCTTGCCGTCGCCAGTGACCACCGCCGTCAGGGTGCCGGTACCGCACTGCTCCACGCCCTGGCCCACGGCATGACGAATCCGCTGGCTTTGGCTGAGGGAGCAGCTCCGGAACTCATCGCCGCCGGATCCCCCGGTTCCGCCGAGTTCTTCGAGGCCTCCGGGATGCGTCTGCTGGGCCGCGGCCGGCATATGGTGCTGCGCTAA
- a CDS encoding M3 family metallopeptidase produces MPNPLLERSPLPYELPDFPLIGPADYLQAATLGAREQLTELALLATDASPATFETTFVALERSGQLLRRTLMAYSNVLPSHGTAELLDIDARMQALSNAHHDAIHLDGDLYARLLQVDASALRGEDARLVEQTLRDFRQAGAELQPAAKEALRSLNASITELSSTYSRRLLAGLNDAAVHFDSAADLAGLDAAALENAAAAALAAGYEGGYLITMILPTAQPVLEQLELSATRRRIFEASLNRGTAGEHKTIDIGARMAELRADRAALLGYATHADYALAAQTAPSLAAVRERLAALVPAALANARTEADILSAATGSPIRPWDWAFRSAAVARDRYAVDRAALRPWFELDKVITDGVFAAATGLYGITFTERPDLPVMHPDVRTWEVANVDGSALGLFTGDYFARPTKAGGAWMNSIRDGASLLGELPVVTNNLNIPAPAPGAPALLSLDELTTVFHEFGHALHGLFSAATYPSLAGTNVPRDFVEYPSQVNEMWATWPELAHRYAVHHETGEALPEGILEKLDAASLWGEGFATTEYLGAAVLDLAWHSLTTGQRVEDPLSFERDALLEAGLDPELVPPRYRTGYFKHVFDGGYAAGYYSYIWSEVLDADTVEWFKENGGLSRSAGEVFRNELLARGNTRDPLESYRAFRGRDARIEPLLERRGLKG; encoded by the coding sequence ATGCCTAATCCGTTGCTCGAACGTAGCCCCCTGCCGTACGAACTTCCCGATTTTCCGCTCATCGGCCCGGCCGATTACCTTCAGGCCGCGACGCTTGGAGCGCGGGAACAGCTGACCGAGCTGGCCCTGCTCGCCACCGACGCCTCCCCCGCCACCTTCGAGACGACGTTCGTCGCGCTGGAACGCAGCGGCCAGTTGCTGCGCCGCACGCTGATGGCCTATTCGAACGTGCTTCCCTCGCACGGGACTGCCGAACTGCTGGACATCGACGCCCGCATGCAGGCGCTGTCCAACGCACACCACGACGCCATCCATCTGGACGGGGACCTGTATGCGCGCCTGCTGCAGGTTGACGCCTCCGCCCTGCGCGGGGAGGATGCCCGACTGGTCGAACAGACGCTGCGCGACTTCCGCCAGGCCGGGGCCGAACTCCAACCCGCCGCCAAGGAAGCCCTGCGCTCACTGAACGCCAGCATCACCGAGCTTTCCTCCACCTACTCGCGCCGCCTGCTGGCCGGACTCAACGACGCCGCCGTGCACTTCGACTCGGCCGCCGATCTCGCCGGACTCGACGCCGCCGCGTTGGAGAACGCGGCAGCAGCAGCGCTGGCCGCGGGCTATGAGGGCGGCTACCTGATCACAATGATCCTGCCCACGGCACAGCCGGTGCTCGAACAGCTCGAACTGTCCGCCACGCGGCGTCGGATCTTCGAGGCCTCGCTGAACCGCGGCACCGCCGGGGAGCACAAGACCATCGATATCGGCGCCCGAATGGCCGAACTGCGTGCCGACCGCGCGGCGCTGCTGGGCTACGCCACCCACGCCGACTACGCCTTGGCCGCCCAGACGGCCCCGTCGCTGGCGGCGGTCCGCGAACGCCTCGCCGCCCTGGTCCCCGCGGCCCTGGCCAATGCCCGCACTGAGGCGGACATCCTCTCCGCTGCCACCGGCTCACCCATCCGCCCCTGGGACTGGGCATTCCGCTCGGCCGCCGTGGCCCGGGATCGCTATGCTGTGGATCGTGCCGCCCTGCGCCCCTGGTTCGAGCTGGACAAGGTCATCACGGACGGCGTGTTCGCCGCTGCCACGGGCCTGTACGGGATCACGTTCACCGAGCGCCCCGACCTGCCGGTCATGCACCCGGACGTGCGCACCTGGGAGGTCGCCAACGTCGACGGTTCGGCCCTCGGCCTGTTCACCGGCGACTACTTCGCCCGGCCCACCAAGGCCGGAGGCGCGTGGATGAACTCGATCCGCGACGGCGCCTCGCTGCTGGGTGAGCTGCCGGTGGTCACCAACAACCTGAACATCCCCGCGCCTGCACCCGGTGCCCCCGCCCTGCTGAGCCTGGACGAGTTGACCACTGTTTTCCACGAGTTCGGGCATGCGCTGCATGGGCTCTTTTCCGCTGCCACCTACCCCTCGCTCGCGGGTACCAACGTGCCGCGGGACTTCGTTGAGTATCCCTCCCAGGTCAACGAGATGTGGGCGACTTGGCCCGAGCTGGCTCACCGTTACGCGGTGCACCATGAGACCGGCGAAGCACTGCCCGAGGGCATCCTGGAGAAACTCGACGCCGCGTCACTATGGGGCGAGGGCTTCGCCACCACCGAATACCTCGGCGCCGCCGTGCTCGATCTGGCCTGGCATTCGCTCACCACCGGACAGCGGGTGGAAGACCCGCTGTCCTTTGAACGCGATGCGTTGCTGGAAGCCGGACTGGATCCCGAACTTGTCCCGCCGCGTTACCGGACCGGGTATTTCAAGCATGTCTTCGACGGCGGCTACGCTGCAGGGTACTACTCTTACATCTGGTCCGAAGTGCTAGATGCCGACACCGTTGAATGGTTCAAGGAAAACGGCGGCCTTTCCCGCTCCGCCGGTGAGGTGTTCCGCAACGAACTGCTCGCCCGCGGCAACACGCGCGATCCGTTGGAGTCCTACCGGGCCTTCAGGGGCCGTGACGCACGCATCGAACCGCTGCTCGAACGACGTGGATTGAAGGGGTAA
- a CDS encoding CapA family protein translates to MPAPNSASRRALPAAFLLASTLALGACSGQGSEPTATPSGMRVSETPASAGGAPAAPDASTAPGKPTAAKAPKATTTAAPPLGSLDDCGADDCLDLVVTGDVLLHPALWEQAIADGSTAAPDYFPLVSGIKPLLDEAEVAICNLETPVAASPGPYSGYPGFNVPPQILPALKQVGYDGCTTASNHTIDAGTAGVVRTLDALDDAGLVHTGSYRTRAESLKPLLIESRGAEIALIAGAYGLNGQVADMPWRVDGIGKAGLIARAKAARAAGADLVVAGLHAGVEYTDRASADQIALNRALAESGAFDFIYSHHTHSVLPLEKHAGTWIVYGLGNSVAKHATNNPLNREGLSVKMRFERSGKSWKPAAPQWAGHIMAENPSRWCALPAPARKPCTNAAVDAASLKRTAGTVNAMGAAKDGATPWIPAGR, encoded by the coding sequence ATGCCAGCACCGAACTCCGCTTCCCGCCGCGCGCTCCCGGCCGCCTTCTTGCTGGCGTCCACGTTGGCCCTTGGCGCCTGCTCGGGGCAAGGGAGCGAACCGACGGCAACGCCGTCGGGCATGCGGGTTTCCGAGACCCCGGCCAGTGCCGGTGGGGCGCCGGCCGCACCGGACGCAAGCACCGCTCCGGGCAAGCCGACCGCAGCCAAGGCCCCCAAGGCTACGACCACCGCCGCGCCGCCGCTGGGATCGCTCGATGACTGCGGGGCCGATGACTGCCTGGACCTGGTGGTCACCGGCGATGTGCTGCTGCACCCCGCGCTCTGGGAACAGGCCATCGCCGATGGATCCACAGCCGCGCCCGACTACTTCCCGCTGGTCTCCGGAATCAAACCCCTGCTGGACGAGGCGGAGGTGGCGATCTGCAACCTCGAAACCCCCGTCGCCGCATCGCCGGGACCCTATTCCGGTTACCCGGGCTTCAACGTCCCCCCGCAGATCCTGCCCGCGCTGAAGCAGGTCGGCTACGACGGTTGCACCACAGCCAGCAACCACACCATCGACGCGGGAACCGCCGGCGTGGTGCGGACCCTCGACGCGCTCGATGATGCCGGTTTGGTCCATACCGGCTCCTACCGGACCCGTGCCGAATCCCTCAAACCGCTGCTGATTGAATCCCGCGGGGCGGAGATCGCCCTCATTGCGGGCGCCTATGGGCTGAACGGGCAGGTGGCCGACATGCCCTGGCGCGTGGACGGCATCGGGAAGGCCGGGCTCATTGCCCGGGCCAAGGCAGCGCGGGCCGCGGGTGCCGACCTGGTCGTCGCCGGGCTGCATGCCGGGGTGGAATACACGGACCGGGCCTCCGCCGACCAGATCGCCCTGAATCGGGCCCTGGCTGAATCCGGGGCCTTTGACTTCATCTACTCCCACCACACGCACTCGGTGCTGCCGCTTGAAAAGCACGCGGGGACCTGGATCGTATACGGTCTGGGCAATTCGGTGGCCAAGCACGCGACGAACAACCCGCTGAACCGCGAGGGACTGAGCGTGAAGATGCGCTTCGAACGCAGCGGCAAGAGCTGGAAGCCCGCCGCCCCGCAATGGGCCGGGCACATCATGGCCGAAAACCCCTCGCGCTGGTGTGCGCTGCCCGCCCCGGCGCGAAAGCCCTGTACCAATGCCGCGGTGGATGCAGCCTCGCTGAAACGCACCGCCGGGACGGTCAACGCGATGGGTGCCGCCAAGGACGGTGCCACGCCATGGATTCCGGCCGGTAGGTAG
- the pdxT gene encoding pyridoxal 5'-phosphate synthase glutaminase subunit PdxT, with the protein MSGTQTVSGHVPGRKRSSVNRIGVLALQGDVREHVQMLRRLGADPVPVRRPEELDGLEGLVLPGGESTVIDKLARTYGVAPVLKQRIAEGLPVYGSCAGMILLADTIADASTDSAGNPQQSFGGIDMVVRRNAFGRQVDSFESDIDFEGFTDPVRAVFIRAPWVETAGAGVRVLARVPDPEGQMRPGVDSVGRIVAVRSGNLLATSFHPEVNGESRIHELFIKMIRGDA; encoded by the coding sequence CTGTCGGGCACACAAACCGTTTCCGGGCATGTGCCCGGGAGGAAGCGATCAAGCGTGAACCGTATAGGTGTGCTCGCCCTGCAGGGTGATGTCAGGGAACATGTTCAGATGCTACGCAGGTTGGGAGCCGACCCGGTCCCCGTGCGCCGCCCCGAGGAACTGGACGGACTGGAGGGCCTGGTGCTCCCCGGAGGGGAGTCGACGGTCATCGACAAGCTGGCCAGGACCTACGGCGTGGCACCGGTGCTGAAGCAGCGGATTGCCGAGGGCCTGCCGGTCTACGGATCCTGCGCCGGGATGATCCTGTTGGCGGATACCATCGCCGATGCGAGCACCGATAGTGCGGGAAATCCGCAGCAGAGTTTCGGCGGCATCGATATGGTGGTTCGCCGCAACGCGTTTGGCCGGCAGGTCGATTCATTTGAATCCGACATCGATTTCGAGGGTTTCACCGACCCGGTGCGAGCCGTCTTCATCCGTGCTCCCTGGGTTGAAACCGCCGGCGCCGGCGTCCGGGTATTGGCGCGGGTCCCGGACCCGGAAGGGCAAATGCGGCCCGGTGTGGACTCGGTCGGTAGAATTGTCGCAGTTCGTTCGGGAAATCTCTTGGCGACCTCCTTTCACCCCGAGGTGAATGGGGAAAGTCGAATTCACGAATTATTCATTAAGATGATCAGAGGAGACGCGTAA
- a CDS encoding YebC/PmpR family DNA-binding transcriptional regulator: MSGHSKWATTKHKKAILDSRRAKAFAKLIKNIEVAARAGGADMAGNPGLEVAVAKAKKTSVPNDNIDRAIKRGAGLTGEVIDYTEIIYEARGPQGSALLIECLTDNKNRAASEVRLGITRNGGTVADPGSVAYLFARKAVITLPKKDLTEDDLLMVVLDAGADEVKESGDNFEIHAEPGDLRAIVAALEEAGIEYETDEVEFVPSMQVELDVDGAAKFIKLFDALEELDDVQNVYSNAEISAEIHAQLDAE; the protein is encoded by the coding sequence ATGTCCGGCCACTCCAAATGGGCAACCACGAAACACAAGAAGGCAATCCTCGACAGCAGGCGCGCCAAGGCGTTCGCCAAGCTGATCAAGAACATCGAGGTCGCTGCCCGCGCGGGCGGCGCTGACATGGCCGGCAACCCCGGCCTCGAAGTTGCCGTTGCCAAGGCAAAGAAGACTTCGGTCCCCAATGACAACATCGACCGCGCCATCAAGCGCGGCGCCGGCCTGACCGGCGAGGTCATCGACTACACCGAGATCATCTATGAAGCACGCGGCCCGCAGGGCTCGGCGCTGCTGATCGAGTGCCTCACCGACAACAAGAACCGCGCGGCTTCCGAGGTGCGCCTGGGCATCACCCGCAACGGCGGCACCGTCGCCGACCCGGGATCCGTTGCCTACCTCTTCGCCCGCAAGGCCGTCATTACGCTGCCGAAGAAGGACCTGACCGAGGATGACCTGCTGATGGTCGTGCTCGATGCCGGAGCCGACGAGGTCAAGGAATCGGGCGACAATTTCGAAATCCATGCCGAGCCCGGAGACCTGCGCGCCATTGTCGCAGCCCTCGAGGAGGCCGGCATCGAGTACGAGACCGACGAGGTCGAGTTCGTCCCCTCGATGCAGGTCGAACTGGACGTCGATGGCGCGGCGAAGTTCATCAAGCTCTTCGACGCGCTCGAGGAACTTGACGACGTGCAGAACGTGTACTCGAATGCCGAAATCTCGGCCGAGATCCACGCCCAGCTGGACGCGGAGTAG
- the ruvC gene encoding crossover junction endodeoxyribonuclease RuvC — MALRVVGVDPGLTRCGLAVVDVEPNRRATLVDVTVIGTDPGVALDARLLVIADGIDAWLDKHRPDVVALERVFSQMNVSTVMGVAQVTGVVIVAAARRGIPVALHTPTEVKAAVTGSGSSNKAAVGKMVAKILRLDEPPKPADAADAAALAITHGWRGAAPGSHATASAPTVAAVAARSSGLTPAQLAWAAAEASAKARTVRSR; from the coding sequence ATGGCCTTGCGGGTGGTAGGCGTCGACCCCGGACTGACCCGTTGCGGGTTGGCCGTGGTCGACGTCGAACCCAACCGCAGGGCCACGCTTGTTGATGTCACGGTCATCGGCACCGACCCGGGGGTGGCGCTTGACGCGCGGCTGCTGGTGATCGCCGACGGCATCGACGCCTGGCTGGACAAGCACCGGCCCGACGTGGTCGCGCTCGAACGCGTGTTCAGCCAGATGAACGTCTCCACGGTGATGGGCGTCGCCCAGGTCACGGGCGTGGTGATCGTCGCCGCCGCCCGCCGCGGCATCCCCGTGGCGCTGCATACGCCCACCGAGGTGAAGGCCGCGGTTACCGGCAGTGGCAGCTCGAACAAGGCGGCAGTGGGCAAGATGGTGGCCAAGATCCTGCGCCTCGATGAACCACCGAAGCCGGCCGATGCCGCCGATGCCGCAGCGCTGGCCATCACGCACGGTTGGCGAGGCGCCGCACCCGGCTCCCACGCCACCGCATCGGCGCCCACCGTCGCTGCAGTGGCGGCCCGAAGCTCGGGGCTGACCCCCGCCCAGCTGGCCTGGGCCGCTGCCGAGGCGTCGGCCAAGGCGCGGACGGTCCGCTCACGCTGA
- the ruvA gene encoding Holliday junction branch migration protein RuvA codes for MISSLNGAVQHVGLNTAVINVGGFGMLVNATPQTLSNLHVGRDAMVHTSMVVREESMTLFGFADTEERDVFEVLLGVAGVGPRTALAILAVHTPEDVRVATHTKDTKAFTKVSGIGPKGAQRIVLELAGKLAPTGSGATAPGTPVADAWRGQVLEALTGLGWTEKDAGKALDALEKSDPDAVATGNVPEILRTVLRSLGRTR; via the coding sequence ATGATCAGTTCTCTCAACGGTGCGGTTCAGCACGTCGGCCTGAATACCGCAGTCATCAACGTCGGTGGATTCGGAATGCTGGTCAACGCCACCCCGCAGACGCTTTCGAACCTGCACGTCGGACGCGACGCCATGGTCCACACCTCGATGGTGGTGCGCGAGGAATCGATGACCCTGTTCGGTTTCGCCGACACCGAGGAGCGCGACGTCTTCGAGGTGCTACTCGGCGTAGCCGGCGTCGGCCCCCGCACGGCGTTGGCCATCCTGGCCGTCCATACGCCCGAGGACGTGCGCGTCGCCACCCACACCAAGGACACCAAGGCCTTCACCAAGGTTTCGGGCATCGGCCCCAAGGGAGCCCAGCGCATCGTGCTGGAACTCGCGGGCAAGCTCGCCCCCACCGGAAGCGGCGCCACGGCGCCCGGCACGCCGGTCGCAGACGCCTGGCGGGGCCAGGTGCTCGAGGCGCTCACCGGGCTCGGCTGGACCGAAAAGGATGCCGGCAAGGCGCTTGACGCGCTGGAGAAGTCCGATCCGGATGCAGTTGCCACCGGCAACGTCCCGGAGATCCTGCGCACCGTGCTGCGCTCCCTTGGCCGCACCCGTTAG
- the ruvB gene encoding Holliday junction branch migration DNA helicase RuvB: MSNDESLTTTGSGPEERAMESALRPKNLDDFVGQVRVRQQLDLVLQASRIRERTADHVLLSGPPGLGKTTLAMIVAAEMNAPLRISSGPAIQHAGDLAAILSSLSEGEVLFLDEIHRMSRPAEEMLYMAMEDFRVDIIVGKGAGATAIPLELPPFTLVGATTRAGLLPGPLRDRFGFTGHLEFYSTQELELVLRRSAMLMDLAVNSAGFSEIAGRSRGTPRIANRLLRRVRDWALVNGLEQIDARAASAALDMYEVDARGLDRLDRSVLHALCTKFGGGPVGLSTLAIAVGEETETVESVAEPFLVREGLLGRTPRGRIATAAAWDHLGLRMPADAVFAGQLPEDIESPAEAE, encoded by the coding sequence ATGAGCAACGACGAATCGCTGACCACGACGGGTTCCGGACCCGAGGAGCGGGCCATGGAGTCCGCGCTGCGCCCCAAGAACCTCGATGACTTCGTCGGACAGGTACGCGTGCGCCAACAGCTGGACCTGGTCCTGCAGGCCTCGCGCATCCGCGAACGCACGGCCGACCACGTGCTGTTGTCGGGTCCTCCCGGGCTGGGCAAGACGACGCTGGCGATGATCGTCGCGGCGGAAATGAACGCTCCGCTGCGGATCAGCTCCGGCCCCGCCATCCAGCACGCCGGGGACCTGGCCGCCATCCTTTCCTCGCTCTCCGAGGGCGAGGTGCTTTTCCTGGACGAAATCCACCGGATGAGCCGTCCCGCGGAGGAAATGCTCTACATGGCGATGGAGGACTTCCGCGTCGACATCATCGTGGGCAAGGGCGCCGGCGCCACCGCGATACCACTTGAGCTGCCGCCCTTCACCCTGGTCGGGGCCACCACCCGAGCCGGGTTGTTGCCGGGTCCGCTGCGCGACCGATTCGGCTTCACCGGGCACCTGGAGTTCTACTCCACGCAGGAGCTCGAGCTGGTGCTGCGCCGCTCGGCCATGCTGATGGATCTCGCAGTGAATTCGGCCGGTTTCTCCGAAATTGCCGGACGATCGCGCGGAACCCCCCGCATTGCCAACCGGCTGCTGCGACGCGTGCGCGACTGGGCCCTGGTCAACGGGCTGGAGCAGATCGATGCCCGGGCCGCCTCGGCCGCATTGGACATGTATGAGGTCGATGCCCGTGGCCTGGACCGGCTGGACCGTTCGGTGCTGCACGCTCTGTGCACGAAGTTCGGCGGGGGACCGGTGGGGCTGTCCACCCTGGCGATTGCCGTGGGGGAGGAAACCGAGACGGTGGAAAGCGTCGCCGAACCGTTCCTGGTCCGCGAGGGCCTGCTCGGACGCACCCCTCGCGGCCGGATCGCCACGGCGGCCGCCTGGGACCACCTCGGACTGCGGATGCCCGCCGATGCAGTGTTTGCCGGGCAGCTGCCCGAGGACATTGAAAGCCCCGCCGAAGCGGAATAG
- the yajC gene encoding preprotein translocase subunit YajC — protein sequence MLINILATATPAAAKPFDPMLLIMLLAFGFLIFTMFRGRKKAAKAQETLRSSLAVGTEVMTQFGLFGTVREIDTENNKVVLEVSPGNTVTVHSQAVAKVTVQEPSITAPDDVSSLTMDKASETRDLTAGETPEETLRRLDGDNGPKA from the coding sequence GTGCTTATCAACATCCTAGCCACAGCCACCCCCGCCGCAGCCAAGCCGTTTGATCCGATGCTTCTGATCATGCTGCTTGCATTCGGCTTCCTGATCTTCACCATGTTCCGTGGTCGCAAAAAGGCAGCAAAGGCCCAGGAGACACTGCGCTCTTCCCTGGCCGTCGGCACTGAGGTCATGACGCAGTTCGGGCTCTTCGGCACGGTCCGTGAGATCGACACCGAGAACAACAAGGTCGTCCTTGAGGTCTCCCCGGGCAACACGGTGACGGTCCACTCACAGGCAGTCGCCAAGGTCACCGTCCAGGAACCGAGCATCACGGCCCCCGACGACGTTTCCTCGCTGACCATGGACAAGGCATCCGAAACCCGCGATCTGACCGCCGGCGAAACGCCGGAAGAGACGCTTCGCCGCCTCGACGGTGACAACGGCCCCAAGGCCTAA